Proteins encoded by one window of Candidatus Aramenus sp. CH1:
- a CDS encoding winged helix-turn-helix domain-containing protein — translation MKYRRDQLDIFVDVLEVINGGMGSKSGIMKNANLSSVLAEKYTSILAEKGLITYKDGRYEITEKGKQVLERLRRIRRLQLEIDELINSVSKELF, via the coding sequence ATGAAATACAGGAGAGACCAGCTCGATATTTTTGTTGACGTGTTGGAAGTAATAAACGGCGGCATGGGAAGCAAGTCGGGGATAATGAAGAACGCTAATCTCAGTAGTGTCCTCGCAGAAAAGTACACGTCGATTTTAGCGGAGAAGGGCCTAATAACTTACAAGGACGGCAGGTACGAGATAACGGAAAAGGGGAAACAAGTGTTGGAGAGGCTAAGAAGAATAAGGAGGCTCCAACTGGAAATAGATGAGCTTATAAATTCCGTTTCTAAAGAATTGTTTTAA
- a CDS encoding GHMP kinase gives MISAPGKILWIGSYSVVFGGFSHVIAVDRRVRCEVVGRDKLLFETSYGTFTEGNDLVKSVISVVKEKFGEFPKMHVKLMNDPGFEIDGKKVGLGSSAAATVALTACAYKEVTGRVDVDEVYKLSQKANYTRQRGIGSGFDIASATYGSIVYRRFTDVESVDSYVEPLKLGDYDMILGFTGRSASTVNLVEKFVMQSGDPKFKEYMEELDRENKTAINLLKLGKVDEACVHVNNAWNFLNYVAEEVVGVKLKSERDEEIMEAAMEEGAWVSIMPGAAGGDVVFALGKELERVRERWEKMGIKVLNVKESEGGLKVEE, from the coding sequence ATGATCTCGGCACCAGGGAAAATCCTCTGGATAGGCAGTTACTCTGTGGTCTTCGGAGGGTTCTCACACGTAATTGCAGTGGACAGAAGGGTTAGATGCGAAGTAGTGGGGAGGGACAAACTACTCTTTGAGACGTCCTACGGTACCTTCACCGAGGGGAACGACTTAGTTAAGAGCGTAATCTCCGTCGTGAAAGAGAAGTTCGGCGAGTTCCCTAAAATGCACGTGAAGTTAATGAACGACCCAGGGTTCGAGATAGACGGGAAAAAGGTGGGTCTGGGCAGTTCTGCAGCAGCTACCGTAGCCTTAACTGCATGCGCGTACAAGGAGGTTACCGGGAGAGTTGACGTGGACGAGGTGTACAAACTGTCGCAGAAGGCAAACTACACAAGGCAGAGAGGAATAGGGAGCGGGTTCGACATAGCGTCTGCCACATACGGTAGCATTGTATACAGGAGGTTTACAGACGTGGAAAGTGTGGACTCCTACGTAGAACCCCTAAAGCTAGGGGACTACGATATGATCTTGGGGTTCACTGGGAGGAGCGCTAGCACGGTAAACTTGGTGGAGAAGTTTGTAATGCAAAGCGGAGACCCCAAGTTTAAGGAGTACATGGAGGAGCTCGACAGAGAGAATAAAACTGCGATAAACTTGCTGAAGCTAGGCAAAGTAGACGAGGCATGTGTTCACGTAAACAACGCGTGGAACTTCTTGAACTACGTTGCAGAAGAAGTCGTTGGAGTAAAGCTGAAGTCTGAGAGGGACGAGGAGATAATGGAGGCAGCGATGGAAGAGGGTGCGTGGGTATCTATAATGCCCGGGGCGGCAGGAGGAGACGTAGTCTTCGCCCTAGGGAAGGAACTAGAGAGAGTAAGGGAGAGGTGGGAAAAGATGGGAATAAAGGTGCTTAATGTGAAAGAGAGTGAAGGGGGTCTCAAAGTTGAGGAGTGA
- the mvaD gene encoding diphosphomevalonate decarboxylase — MRSEAEAVAPSNIAIVKYWGKRNRELNLPLNSSLSISLDSIYARTKVVFDEGLDRDVVVVNGRTLDQREMRDYSGKVLEAFRRIYGRRIYANVYSETNFPDSSGLASSAAGIAALTYAANEALGLGLNQRELSKIARIGSGSACRSTAGGFVIWERGEREDGEDSVCHQLFQEDHWQELVDVIAIVSEGKKKVSSRQGMNTTTESSYLLKCRLEFVEKTLPDVVDSIRRRDAEKFFELTMRHSNSMHAVILDSWPSFFYLNDVDFEIMQWVQEFGKAGYTFDAGQNAHVLTLEPYVDEVVEFLKSIGVNRIITSKVGQGPRVLHSSRS; from the coding sequence TTGAGGAGTGAGGCAGAGGCAGTAGCTCCCTCGAATATAGCCATAGTCAAGTACTGGGGAAAGAGGAATAGGGAGCTAAACTTGCCGTTAAATTCGTCGCTCTCCATTTCCTTGGACTCCATATACGCGAGGACAAAGGTGGTTTTCGACGAGGGGCTCGACAGAGACGTAGTGGTAGTTAACGGGAGGACGCTTGACCAAAGGGAGATGAGGGATTACTCTGGGAAGGTGTTAGAGGCGTTCAGGAGGATCTACGGCAGAAGAATTTACGCTAATGTCTACTCTGAGACCAACTTCCCCGACTCCTCTGGCCTAGCGTCATCAGCTGCCGGGATAGCCGCCTTAACCTACGCGGCCAACGAGGCCCTCGGGCTCGGGCTCAACCAGAGGGAGCTCTCCAAGATAGCCAGGATAGGCTCTGGGAGCGCCTGCAGAAGCACCGCTGGGGGCTTCGTAATCTGGGAAAGAGGCGAGAGAGAGGATGGAGAGGACTCTGTGTGCCATCAGCTCTTCCAAGAGGACCACTGGCAGGAACTGGTGGACGTGATAGCAATAGTCAGCGAGGGGAAGAAGAAGGTTTCCTCTAGGCAGGGGATGAACACGACCACGGAGTCCTCCTACTTGCTCAAGTGTAGGCTCGAGTTCGTTGAGAAGACCCTACCAGACGTCGTGGACAGCATTAGGAGGAGGGACGCGGAAAAGTTCTTCGAGCTCACGATGAGGCACAGCAACAGCATGCACGCTGTAATCCTTGACTCCTGGCCCTCCTTCTTCTACTTAAACGACGTCGACTTCGAGATAATGCAGTGGGTCCAGGAGTTCGGCAAGGCTGGATACACATTCGACGCGGGGCAGAACGCCCACGTGCTCACTTTAGAGCCTTACGTGGACGAGGTTGTGGAGTTCCTCAAAAGCATTGGCGTAAACAGGATAATCACCTCCAAGGTAGGTCAAGGACCAAGGGTTTTGCACTCCTCTAGGAGCTGA
- a CDS encoding HD domain-containing protein, which yields MKLIRDPVHGYIEVPDKFLQVISAPVFQRLRYVKQTGLAYMVYPGMNHTRFEHSLGVMYLAREFAKFIADNSKLDFVDEDYVELVALAGLLHDVGHMPFSHTFENALILAKHVYGMDVEEYGKKTHVRVGEMVVRNFLSHVIDKEFSKNMSDPVDFVVRVLEEKPRTEEEKFANLVVSNFVDADRGDYLLRDSYYAGVTYGYFDVERLKRFLVYVDGKVAVISKAVPIVEQFLLARMYMFENVYFHSVVGLYNAIVSHAIVNLMEKGLRVPEDEKEFSVFTDDIVLSRLSDVDERLRNAVLFRKGFKRVKKDVTGKCLDLFSSRREEIYEKMREYKGLLIYHEFNDVPYYEEKDEALYVYDGGEVKKLTAISLIAKSLKEIRKAVIGYHETVEDKARELVQLLEECKTLGP from the coding sequence ATGAAACTCATTAGGGACCCAGTGCACGGCTACATTGAGGTTCCAGACAAGTTTCTCCAGGTCATCTCCGCTCCCGTTTTCCAGAGGCTTAGGTACGTTAAGCAGACTGGACTAGCCTACATGGTCTACCCTGGGATGAACCACACCCGCTTTGAGCACAGCCTTGGGGTAATGTACCTAGCGAGGGAGTTCGCGAAGTTCATAGCTGATAACTCCAAGTTAGACTTCGTCGACGAGGACTACGTGGAACTGGTTGCCCTAGCCGGGCTCTTACATGACGTTGGTCACATGCCCTTTTCCCACACCTTCGAGAACGCGTTAATCTTGGCGAAACACGTCTACGGCATGGACGTGGAGGAGTACGGCAAGAAGACCCACGTCAGGGTTGGGGAAATGGTCGTGAGGAACTTCCTTTCCCACGTTATAGACAAGGAGTTCTCCAAGAACATGTCTGACCCCGTCGACTTCGTGGTTAGGGTCTTGGAGGAGAAGCCTAGGACTGAGGAGGAGAAGTTCGCTAACCTAGTGGTCTCCAACTTCGTGGACGCTGACAGGGGAGACTACCTGCTGAGGGACTCCTATTATGCTGGAGTGACCTACGGCTACTTCGACGTGGAGAGGTTGAAGAGGTTCTTAGTGTACGTTGACGGGAAAGTCGCCGTGATCTCCAAGGCTGTCCCCATAGTTGAGCAGTTTCTTTTGGCAAGAATGTACATGTTCGAGAACGTCTACTTCCACAGCGTAGTGGGGCTTTACAACGCTATTGTTTCCCACGCAATAGTGAACTTGATGGAGAAAGGGCTCAGGGTACCGGAAGACGAGAAAGAGTTCTCCGTGTTCACGGACGACATAGTCCTGTCCAGGCTGAGTGATGTGGACGAGAGGCTGAGGAACGCAGTGCTTTTCCGCAAGGGGTTTAAGAGGGTGAAGAAGGACGTCACTGGGAAATGTCTCGACCTCTTCTCTTCTCGCAGGGAAGAGATATACGAGAAAATGAGGGAGTACAAGGGGCTCTTAATATACCACGAGTTTAACGATGTGCCCTATTACGAGGAGAAGGACGAGGCGCTCTACGTCTATGACGGAGGAGAGGTAAAGAAGCTAACTGCGATCTCGTTGATAGCCAAATCCTTAAAGGAGATTAGGAAGGCGGTCATAGGGTACCACGAGACCGTGGAGGACAAGGCAAGGGAGTTAGTTCAGCTCCTAGAGGAGTGCAAAACCCTTGGTCCTTGA
- a CDS encoding purine-nucleoside phosphorylase has translation MNPVHILAKKGDIAEKVVVVGDPGRATILSSLLSEAKPVNQNRGFLIYTGYYNGSRISVATHGIGGPSAAIVLEELIMLGGKVFVRYGTTGALVEDINLGEYVIPTGASYNSGGLFYQYFGEGASVAATPDYGLLSALVKSFQESSLKFHVGNVFSSDAFYAEDEHFVKRWSSRGNIAVEMECATLFALGKLRNVKVGAVLVVSDNLAKGGIWISKEDLEKSVMRGAEAVMSALTSFNAY, from the coding sequence ATGAACCCTGTTCACATCCTGGCTAAGAAGGGAGACATAGCGGAGAAGGTAGTGGTAGTGGGAGATCCTGGTAGGGCAACTATTCTGTCCTCTTTGCTAAGCGAAGCTAAGCCGGTCAACCAGAATAGGGGCTTCCTCATATACACTGGGTACTATAATGGCAGTAGGATAAGCGTAGCTACCCACGGCATAGGAGGTCCATCTGCTGCGATAGTACTTGAGGAGTTGATAATGCTAGGAGGTAAGGTGTTCGTTAGGTACGGGACTACCGGAGCATTAGTAGAGGACATAAACTTGGGAGAGTACGTTATACCCACTGGAGCCTCGTACAACAGCGGTGGGCTTTTTTATCAATACTTCGGCGAAGGCGCAAGCGTTGCCGCGACCCCTGACTACGGGCTCTTGAGCGCTTTGGTCAAGTCCTTCCAAGAGAGCAGCCTAAAGTTCCACGTTGGGAACGTCTTCAGCAGTGACGCCTTCTACGCTGAGGACGAGCACTTCGTAAAGAGATGGTCTTCAAGGGGGAACATAGCAGTTGAGATGGAGTGTGCAACGCTCTTTGCCCTAGGTAAGCTCAGGAACGTGAAAGTGGGGGCAGTGCTGGTGGTAAGCGATAACCTAGCCAAGGGAGGTATTTGGATCTCCAAGGAAGACCTAGAGAAGAGCGTCATGAGAGGGGCAGAGGCAGTGATGAGTGCACTAACGTCCTTCAACGCGTATTAA
- the sucD gene encoding succinate--CoA ligase subunit alpha, whose translation MTGKEGSFHTGQMLGYGTKVVAGVSPGKGGSQVHGVPVYDTVEEALKEHEVDVSIVFVPARFAVNAVYEAVDSGIRLVIVVTEHIPVVDVARVVKYARERGTRVVGPNCPGVIAPEETLIGIMPPRAFRRGKIGIVSRSGTLTYEVAEILKEYGQSTVIGIGGDPIVGTTMQEVVEMFDRDPETEKIVVIGEIGGTMEEQVAKMKKEGKVKKEIIAYIAGSTAPREKRMGHAGAVVYMGMGTYESKVSAFKEVGIKIAKTPYEIKDLI comes from the coding sequence ATAACGGGAAAGGAAGGCTCCTTTCACACTGGGCAGATGTTGGGTTACGGCACGAAGGTGGTAGCAGGGGTCTCCCCAGGGAAGGGAGGTAGCCAAGTACATGGCGTTCCAGTTTACGACACCGTGGAGGAGGCGCTAAAGGAGCACGAGGTTGACGTCAGCATAGTCTTTGTACCAGCGAGGTTCGCGGTCAACGCAGTGTACGAGGCTGTAGACAGCGGGATAAGGTTAGTCATAGTGGTGACGGAGCACATACCCGTGGTGGACGTGGCGAGGGTCGTAAAGTACGCCAGGGAAAGGGGTACGAGGGTGGTTGGCCCCAACTGTCCCGGCGTAATAGCCCCAGAGGAAACTTTAATCGGCATAATGCCCCCAAGGGCGTTCAGGAGGGGAAAGATAGGGATAGTGTCTAGGTCTGGCACCCTGACCTACGAGGTGGCAGAGATCTTGAAGGAGTACGGCCAGTCCACGGTAATAGGGATAGGCGGAGATCCCATAGTTGGCACGACAATGCAGGAAGTGGTGGAGATGTTCGACCGTGATCCCGAGACAGAGAAGATCGTGGTTATAGGGGAAATCGGGGGGACCATGGAGGAACAAGTCGCCAAGATGAAGAAGGAGGGGAAGGTCAAAAAGGAGATAATAGCTTACATAGCTGGGAGCACAGCTCCAAGGGAAAAAAGGATGGGACATGCAGGGGCAGTGGTGTACATGGGCATGGGCACCTACGAGAGCAAGGTGTCCGCGTTCAAGGAGGTGGGCATAAAAATAGCTAAGACACCTTACGAAATAAAAGACTTAATTTAG